The DNA segment AGAAGATGCACACCAAGCAAACGATAGGAGTGATCACGTGAATGTTTACACCAGAGACTGTAAATATAGGTCATACATGAGCACGTTCATTTCTTGGTGTAAGCGATTACTATCTTTAGGACGTACCTTGATTAAACGCAAGTGCTGGCACATAGATCACTATAGGCAGCCACAAGATCTACAAAATACCACAACCATCCGTGTTAGAAAGCTTCCACTACCACACTTACAAGGTGCTACTTACACTGGCCAACGTAAACAGTATGGAACCGACTAGCCTCATCCGTTTGTCGAATCTCATTTGCAAGTACTAAAATTATGgaattgtaaaacaaacaaaaaacactcgtTAACAATAATTCGCTCTCACAACTCCACAATAATGTCACAAACCTCGTACGCGGACGTTATTTGCAGATCGTGAAACACGGGCAGAAAGATGTAGTTCATCATCAGCCCCATCAGCACTACGGCACTCACAATGTAGCAGTACTGCACACCATACACGTAGATTTCCGTCGACGTCCCTAGCAGCGAGATGCCCGAGATCCAGCTCGCCACCAGCGACACCGACACGGGTATGATCTTCATCTTACGCCCACCGACCAGATAGTCGAGCGCTTCCGACCCACGTCGTGCATGCTTCTGGCGCTTGTGCTTCTGGTGATCCTTGTAGCCGAAAAACACACCAATCACCATACAACTGATCAGCATCAGCACAAACACTACATAGTCGGGCCAGTTGAAGCGTTGCAGCGAACGGCTGATGTCTTCAACGCTTGGCCCCGGCGCCCGTGTTGTACTCTCCGTCAGCAGCAGCCTACTTGCATCGCCTGCCAGCTCGTCCATCGTAGCGGTGCTTCCTTCCAGCATGGTCACATCCGCCATCGTGCCACAAGCTTGGTTAGATCGGTTGGTTAATCCAGATTTGCTCGAGCAAACGTGATGCGTTTGTAGGTGGTGGGGTCGTGTTTTAAATGTAAGCTCACTACTCGCGCGCACCTACTCGGAGGGTAAGCTGTTGACTGAAATCCATCCGAAGCGAGCACGGGTATGGTTAAGCACTCTTCTTATAGTAGATACGACGGAACGCGACTGTAAATTATTTCCGATAGCTAACGGTCAGATTTTTCCAGACAACGGTAAACACTGATAAGCGGCTTTATCCTCGTGCGATCGTCACTGTGACGTAGTGGAGCGGGAAAACGCGTTGACTAGGTTCTTTTTTTAACACGCCTGCATGACACAAGGGGACGCAAATTTATGATCTGCTTGAATTCGAAGCATCAGCACacacttttttcttcccccaaaTATGAGTGACTCTTCCAGGTGGGCAAAACTATtcgaaccaaaacaacaagaTGGCAACGAACTTCCGTTATCACGGTGCGATCATCTTGCGATGAGAGCATGCAATCGACACTACGCATCACTCACAGCGCGCTTGGAAGTGACGGCAACTTCTGGGTAACTGTGGGCAAGAATTGGCCGTTAACTTTCTCAACCGCACCACACCCCGAACCGACATCGTCAGACGATACGGAGAGACAGAGATAAGCGCCCTGGACGAAGAAGGTGCATAAATAATGCCACAGTACAAACAGTGTCCCACTGAGGATGCAGCTCAACCAACCGACCCGAAGTCGGAAGCCACCCATCCATGACACAGACATGATAACGGACAGCCTCTTGACTTTTGATCGTCATCAGCAGGCACCATCACCCACATGTACCCGTGGGCGGTTGTGCATGGGTAAGGGCCACATAATTGCGCCTAGAAGCGTACTCGTTAAACAACAGACAAGTCAGATACAGTGCGGTATCCTCTTTATTGTCGAACGTGTGCGTAGTCACAACCGTGCGCGGTATGGATTGGGGGAAATAAATCTTCCTCACAAACGGAGCAACCAGTAGCGGATCCAGTTTGCTGGGTTGTTGACGACGCAGAATGGCGGCACTGATGGACCCGATCAGCACAGTTGTCGCGGCTCCGATGAATGTGTAGTACAGGTAGGACACGTGATGAATGGATTTTTCCACCGGTTGTGTGGGCAGTGTGGTGGATGTGTTATATCCTGGCGGAAGTTCGAATTCGTACTCGCATCCTTCCACCGATACTGGCTTTGCTGGGATGGGCATCTCTCTTGCAGCTACCGCAATCTGGGCTCGTATAACGATGTACGACATGGTTAGCAGACCACATAGTGCACCACCAAAAGCGCTCTGTAATAAAATGGAAAgatgtttgaaatgaaattcttgCTATATGTAAACGATCGATCGACACTTACGCTTGCATCAACCCACGGTAGTAGCATCCCGAGCAGAAACAACCCCAGCAAAGGACCGAGCGAAATGGGCACCAAGCTCATCGACAGTTGCAACACGGTGCCAAGCTTCTCTACCACCAGTACTAGTGCGACCGCCACTATACCGAAGCCTAACACGGTTCCACGCATAATGTAACGCGTGCTTCGTTCGCTCAACGGTTTCCGTACGAACGGTTTCACAAAGTCTTCCAGCACGATCGCCGACAGTGAGTTTAGTCCGGTGGAAAGCGAACTAAGCGATGCACTAAATATGCCCGATATGAATAATCCAGCTAGCCCGGGATAGTTGCCAAGCACCTTCATCAGCAGGACCGGTATTAGTTGATCCTTGGCCTTTGCCAAACCCGTCGTCAGGGGATCGCAATCGTGGAAGGTGGCGTATATCAGCAAGCCGTTGTAGAAACAGGTCATCAGGAGCAGTATTATGCCCACCGTAAAGCATAGCAGTGCTTTCTGTGCATCGCGGAACGTGGGCAGTGCCAGGTAGCGCTGGATCATCATCTGATGAATGGCATTTTTGCCCATCCAAAACGATCCACCGCCAATAAAGATCGCCCAGATGGTGTGCCGTTCTGTTGGATCGAAATTGAAACTTTGGGAAATTTGGAGTTGATAAGAGAGCTTCGCTTTCTTTTCGCACGCCACTTACTCCACTAAACACTTACTTAGGAGCTTCAATTCTTCCGCTTGCCATGTTCCGTTCGATCAAAACTCCGAGACCTCCTATGTCGGCTGTTCCTTTGATCACGATCAAGATCAAGGCACCGATCATGATGAACATCTGTATCACATCCGTCCAAACGACCGCTTTAATGCCACCCTGTTAAACATGCGATGGAATTGATACTGGAGCATGCCGTTTTCGTACTCTCGTCTCTTTGTAGTACTTACCACCAAGGTGTAGAATATACACACCATGCAGACACTGGTCGACACAATGTGCACATTAACGCCGGACACCTGATTGAAGGCCAACGCAGGCACATAGATCACGATCGGAAGATGAAGTAGCTGCAAGAATAAAGCCGTTAAAGTTTGTTATCTACATAAGAATGGCTCATTTTCCACGGAGCCTATCGATTCTTACCGTTGCCAGTGTAAACAACCCCGACCCGAGCAGCCTTATACGTCGATCGAATCTCAGCTGCAGATAGGCGTACGCCGACGTGATTTCTAGTCCCTGGTACACGGGCAGAAATATGAAGTTCATACTAACGGCCATTAGTATGATGGCGGTAAAGACGTAGCAGAACTGCGTACCATGCAGATACGTTTCGGTCGATGCACCCATCACCGCAATGCCGGATATGAAGCTGGCAATCAGTGACATTGCCACGGGGAAAATCTTCATCTTTCTACCGCCGACAAGATAGTTCAGTGCAGCCGAACCACGTCGCACGTTCTGTTTGCGCTTTCGCTGAACACTCCAGTCTTTCCACCCGAAGTACACGCCGATCACGACACATATTAGCAGGCTGGCTACGAACACGATATAATCCGCTAGACCGAAACGCTGCAAGGATTCACGCACCTCCACCACGGTCAGCTTCGCTGACGAGCTCATCGTCGCAAGCTGGTTACGTGTCGTGCTGGAACGGACGGTGGCACGCTACTGGAAGGTGGGGCTAAACATCGAACAACAGACCATCTCCTCTGGTGCCGCAGGGACACATCTTGTGAAATCATTTATCTCCACAATCAACGTGAGATCTGCGGTGTAAACCACTGTCAAGATATGATCCCCATCATCCGGAGCTATTTATGGCACGGGAATTTTTATCCAGACTGCATGTATCTGCTTTGTACTAGGAAATGATACAATTTTGTTAGCGGAACTGGAGAAGTGTGCAGGCAGACTGATGcataaataaaatgtacaGATACTGCACAGTGTTCCGGTGATCATTATCTGGAACAGTATCTCTATCGGTTCTTGAACTTACGCCGAACCTATTCTGGTCCAAGAACTCGAGTAGACTTAGAAGAATTTAAAGCACCAAACTTAACGTTTTATTCGCATACAACGTAATTTTCTACCATCCTTCAAAGTTGTACTTGTGTTTTAGCTTCTTTCG comes from the Anopheles coluzzii chromosome 2, AcolN3, whole genome shotgun sequence genome and includes:
- the LOC120948608 gene encoding sodium-coupled monocarboxylate transporter 1-like, with amino-acid sequence MSSSAKLTVVEVRESLQRFGLADYIVFVASLLICVVIGVYFGWKDWSVQRKRKQNVRRGSAALNYLVGGRKMKIFPVAMSLIASFISGIAVMGASTETYLHGTQFCYVFTAIILMAVSMNFIFLPVYQGLEITSAYAYLQLRFDRRIRLLGSGLFTLATLLHLPIVIYVPALAFNQVSGVNVHIVSTSVCMVCIFYTLVGGIKAVVWTDVIQMFIMIGALILIVIKGTADIGGLGVLIERNMASGRIEAPNFNFDPTERHTIWAIFIGGGSFWMGKNAIHQMMIQRYLALPTFRDAQKALLCFTVGIILLLMTCFYNGLLIYATFHDCDPLTTGLAKAKDQLIPVLLMKVLGNYPGLAGLFISGIFSASLSSLSTGLNSLSAIVLEDFVKPFVRKPLSERSTRYIMRGTVLGFGIVAVALVLVVEKLGTVLQLSMSLVPISLGPLLGLFLLGMLLPWVDASSAFGGALCGLLTMSYIVIRAQIAVAAREMPIPAKPVSVEGCEYEFELPPGYNTSTTLPTQPVEKSIHHVSYLYYTFIGAATTVLIGSISAAILRRQQPSKLDPLLVAPFVRKIYFPQSIPRTVVTTHTFDNKEDTALYLTCLLFNEYASRRNYVALTHAQPPTGTCG